A DNA window from Streptomyces asoensis contains the following coding sequences:
- a CDS encoding NUDIX hydrolase, with translation MPYDPSAFPPFAVTVDLVVLTVRRHALCALAVRRGEAPFQGRWALPGGFVREDEDLTQAAARELAEETGLRAHDPSAPAHDNGAHLEQLGTYGDPKRDPRMRVVSVAHLALAPDLPAPRAGGDASNARWAPVDELLEHGGYGRDGEPVAPLAFDHAQILADGVERARSKIEYSSLATAFCPTEFTVGELRRVYEAVWGVALDPRNFHRKVTGTPGFLVPTGGTTTRQGGRPAQLFRAGGATLLNPPMLRPEV, from the coding sequence ATGCCCTACGACCCGTCAGCCTTTCCGCCCTTCGCCGTCACCGTGGACCTGGTCGTGCTGACCGTGCGCCGTCACGCCCTGTGTGCGCTGGCGGTGCGCAGGGGCGAGGCGCCGTTCCAGGGGCGGTGGGCGCTCCCGGGCGGCTTCGTGCGGGAGGACGAGGACCTCACCCAGGCGGCAGCGCGCGAGCTGGCGGAGGAGACCGGACTGCGGGCCCACGATCCGTCGGCCCCGGCCCATGACAACGGCGCCCACCTCGAACAGCTCGGCACGTACGGGGACCCCAAGCGTGATCCCCGGATGCGCGTCGTGAGCGTCGCCCACCTGGCGCTCGCCCCGGACCTTCCGGCTCCTCGCGCGGGCGGCGACGCCAGCAACGCCCGCTGGGCGCCGGTCGACGAGCTGCTCGAGCACGGCGGATACGGCCGCGACGGAGAGCCGGTCGCGCCGCTGGCGTTCGACCATGCCCAGATCCTCGCGGACGGTGTGGAGCGGGCCCGCTCGAAGATCGAGTACTCGTCCCTCGCGACCGCCTTCTGCCCCACCGAGTTCACGGTGGGCGAGCTCCGCCGGGTCTACGAGGCGGTGTGGGGCGTGGCGCTGGACCCGCGCAACTTCCATCGGAAGGTCACGGGCACGCCGGGCTTCCTGGTGCCCACGGGCGGGACCACCACACGGCAGGGCGGCCGCCCCGCCCAGCTGTTCCGGGCGGGCGGCGCGACCTTGCTGAACCCGCCGATGCTGCGACCCGAGGTGTGA
- a CDS encoding ATP-binding cassette domain-containing protein yields MIQAFGLTSNSRKALPPAVDDVSFEARAGRVTVLLGASGAGKTTVLRLLLELEQGRGLAYFRGRPLHRIAHPSREVGVLLGDVPGHPARTVRGHLRMLCAAAGVPARRADEVLEVVGLVSLRDERLGTLSRGMDRRLGLACALLADPHTLVLDDPAAGLSGRESRWLYGMLRAHADQGGTVLTTTADPKEAARTADRVVTLDRGALVADQEVADFGRTRLRPRVAVRSPHAARLATLLTREARAAQRSVEVVQEDGNRLSVYGSSCAHVGETAFKHNVLVHQLADETGDMGPGAGVAAPRRTRSDAMRGVSEQADAAGQAGEGAPSLEPSANVAVRTGPERTDVPGDTCVANAADAVNSARGIGVAVGMLKPGGDVRPTPSAPYRSAEESPYATVRASEGDLRSDVASSPSAGSAAGVRRTQSAMADPSTRSAARSMTDPGSRSTRSAEPSAPEGSAAAALTVRTDPSTDGPRPPEAADVAHRADHTGRTAHADRTDDSDRTDQAAPDARPAASGSPLAPLMPPARRSGRRSAARPFDTLPGLPPPISVRSAPSPLRPLRYELRRATGISTGFLTAAAVLAVSALTAVLLARVGHTPRARLLAAWPAELPLPPAALGAGLLGALAFGDEFRHPALAADRGTVPRRLGVLTAKLLVAALTALALAFLTVGCDAEALYLVYGQEVARVPADWLALGASWFGLVVGCAWTGVLAAGVFRSTTAGLAAVVAMPVVVLPVVQKVAEGSSVRTAAGISVRLRELLLVQWPFGGDRYVAAAARVIVQPVGGAMALSLAALMCAYLITTVRSRVR; encoded by the coding sequence GTGATCCAGGCCTTCGGACTGACCAGCAACTCCCGCAAGGCGCTCCCGCCCGCCGTCGACGATGTCTCCTTCGAGGCGCGCGCGGGTCGCGTCACCGTGCTGCTCGGGGCGTCGGGCGCAGGCAAGACCACGGTGCTGAGACTCCTGCTCGAACTCGAACAGGGTCGCGGTCTCGCGTACTTCAGAGGCCGGCCGCTGCACCGTATCGCCCACCCGTCGCGTGAGGTCGGCGTCCTCCTCGGTGATGTGCCCGGGCATCCTGCCCGCACAGTCCGTGGCCATCTGCGCATGCTGTGCGCGGCCGCCGGTGTTCCCGCCCGGCGGGCCGACGAGGTGCTCGAAGTGGTCGGCCTGGTCAGCCTGCGTGACGAACGCCTCGGCACCCTGTCCCGCGGTATGGACCGGCGGCTGGGCCTGGCCTGCGCCCTTCTCGCGGACCCGCACACCCTCGTCCTCGACGATCCGGCCGCGGGGCTCTCGGGACGCGAGAGCCGCTGGCTGTACGGCATGCTGCGCGCCCACGCGGACCAGGGCGGCACCGTCCTGACCACGACGGCCGACCCGAAGGAGGCCGCTCGAACCGCCGACCGGGTCGTCACCCTGGACCGGGGCGCCCTCGTCGCGGACCAGGAGGTCGCCGACTTCGGCCGGACCCGGCTGCGCCCCCGGGTGGCCGTGCGCAGCCCGCACGCCGCCCGGCTGGCCACGCTGCTCACCAGGGAGGCCAGGGCCGCGCAACGCTCCGTCGAGGTCGTCCAGGAGGACGGCAACCGGCTTTCGGTGTACGGCAGCAGTTGCGCCCACGTCGGCGAAACGGCGTTCAAGCACAACGTCCTGGTCCACCAACTCGCCGACGAGACAGGGGACATGGGGCCTGGAGCAGGTGTGGCGGCTCCGCGGCGGACGCGCTCCGACGCGATGCGGGGCGTCTCGGAACAGGCCGACGCAGCCGGCCAAGCCGGAGAGGGTGCCCCGAGCCTGGAGCCGAGCGCGAACGTCGCTGTCCGGACGGGCCCGGAACGCACCGATGTTCCGGGTGACACCTGTGTGGCGAATGCAGCGGATGCCGTGAATTCGGCCCGGGGGATCGGCGTCGCGGTCGGGATGCTCAAGCCCGGCGGCGACGTGCGGCCGACGCCCTCCGCGCCGTATCGGTCGGCCGAGGAGTCGCCGTACGCCACTGTGAGGGCGTCCGAAGGCGACCTCCGGTCCGATGTCGCCTCATCGCCCTCTGCCGGTTCTGCCGCAGGCGTTCGGCGCACTCAGAGCGCGATGGCGGACCCCAGTACCCGAAGCGCCGCGAGATCCATGACGGACCCCGGCTCGCGGAGTACGCGCAGTGCGGAGCCGAGCGCCCCGGAAGGCAGTGCCGCCGCGGCTCTGACAGTCCGCACGGATCCGTCTACCGACGGGCCCCGCCCGCCGGAGGCGGCCGACGTCGCCCACCGCGCCGACCACACCGGCCGCACCGCCCATGCCGACCGCACTGATGACAGCGACCGTACGGATCAAGCCGCACCGGACGCCCGCCCCGCTGCCTCCGGCAGCCCGCTTGCGCCCCTCATGCCTCCCGCCCGGCGCTCCGGACGTCGTTCCGCCGCCCGTCCGTTCGACACGCTGCCCGGCCTGCCCCCGCCGATCTCCGTCCGCTCCGCTCCCAGCCCCCTGCGGCCGCTGCGCTACGAACTGCGTCGTGCCACCGGCATCAGCACCGGATTCCTCACCGCCGCCGCCGTCCTGGCCGTCTCCGCCCTGACCGCCGTACTCCTGGCCCGCGTGGGCCACACCCCACGGGCGCGGCTGCTGGCGGCCTGGCCCGCCGAGCTGCCGTTGCCCCCGGCGGCGCTCGGGGCCGGGCTGCTCGGGGCCCTGGCCTTCGGGGACGAATTCCGCCACCCCGCCCTGGCCGCGGACCGCGGTACCGTGCCCCGCAGGCTGGGCGTACTGACGGCCAAGCTGCTCGTCGCCGCTCTCACCGCACTGGCGCTGGCGTTCCTCACGGTGGGGTGCGACGCCGAAGCGCTCTATCTCGTATACGGGCAGGAGGTCGCCCGAGTTCCCGCGGACTGGCTCGCCCTGGGCGCGAGCTGGTTCGGCCTGGTGGTCGGCTGCGCCTGGACCGGAGTGCTGGCTGCCGGTGTCTTCCGGTCCACCACGGCCGGACTGGCGGCGGTGGTCGCCATGCCCGTCGTCGTCCTTCCCGTCGTACAGAAGGTCGCGGAAGGCTCGTCCGTGCGGACGGCGGCCGGAATCTCGGTCCGGTTGCGCGAGCTGCTCCTGGTGCAGTGGCCCTTCGGAGGAGATCGCTACGTGGCCGCCGCGGCACGGGTGATCGTCCAACCGGTGGGCGGGGCAATGGCGTTGTCCCTGGCCGCCCTGATGTGCGCATACCTGATCACAACCGTGCGCAGCAGGGTCCGATGA
- a CDS encoding glycogen debranching N-terminal domain-containing protein, which translates to MICVALPGLAISTELGQLTGKGLEGFYRSGRRILSRCGLRVAGREPLAVQARMTSADQARFVGTLRVTPHGGPDPDVVVERTRSADGTERIILRSVAARTLRLPVEVALGADLADLGTIASGAAGPELAATVHGSGLRWSCPTGASYVTADPPPADVVASAGLLRWNVEVSPGGTVSMELSARLEGAGPVPPAVRAVTNPLARARTTGTGPLARARATGDDPRVRTLLATSIEDLDALLLRDPEHPTDTCVAAGVPWRCGLAPAEALAAARMTLPLGTRVAAGTLRMLARTQITAPGPRCGMIPGPRRDAGAHLPPGCTATEATLLFPVLLAEARRWGLTDQETDELLPAAERCLTWLRTTVGEGPYLNDPQPGGPARCETQAHAHRAALLGADLLDACARPGGDALREWARKLRATFRRDFWIDDPGGGRPAAARTAEGRPLPHLCATAVHLLDTGLLGGGSHAPGLLDRVQTEQLARLLGSPAMDSGWGLRGLGTQEAGYNPFGHRSGAVRIHETAVAVAGLGVAGYEKEATALLRGVLAAAEAFGHRLPEMYAGEQRVEGQAPLPHPAACRPAATAAGAGVLLLTTLAGVRPDAPAGTVVLRPLRGAPLGEVALTGLRVGGAPFSVRVGRLGLAMVEEAAGGLRLGS; encoded by the coding sequence ATGATCTGCGTCGCCCTGCCGGGCCTCGCCATCTCGACGGAACTGGGACAGCTGACGGGCAAGGGGCTTGAGGGGTTCTACCGATCGGGCCGACGCATCCTGTCCCGTTGCGGACTGCGGGTGGCGGGACGTGAACCGCTGGCGGTCCAGGCCCGGATGACGTCGGCGGATCAGGCCCGTTTCGTCGGCACGCTCCGTGTCACTCCGCACGGCGGGCCGGACCCGGACGTCGTCGTCGAGCGGACACGGTCCGCCGACGGCACGGAGCGGATCATCCTGCGCAGCGTCGCCGCTCGAACACTGCGCCTCCCGGTGGAGGTGGCACTCGGAGCCGACCTGGCCGACCTGGGAACGATCGCCTCCGGAGCCGCGGGTCCCGAACTGGCGGCCACCGTCCACGGCTCAGGTCTGCGGTGGTCCTGCCCCACCGGCGCCTCGTACGTCACCGCCGACCCGCCCCCGGCCGACGTGGTCGCCTCCGCGGGCCTGCTGCGCTGGAATGTCGAGGTGTCTCCGGGCGGCACCGTGAGCATGGAGTTGAGCGCACGCCTGGAAGGTGCGGGACCGGTCCCACCGGCGGTCCGGGCGGTCACCAATCCCCTGGCCAGGGCCCGAACGACGGGCACCGGTCCCCTCGCCAGGGCCCGCGCCACGGGCGACGATCCACGCGTCCGGACGCTCCTGGCGACGAGCATCGAGGACCTGGACGCATTGCTTCTCCGCGATCCCGAGCACCCCACGGACACCTGTGTCGCGGCGGGCGTGCCCTGGCGCTGCGGCCTGGCCCCGGCGGAGGCGCTCGCCGCGGCCCGTATGACACTGCCGCTCGGTACCCGCGTGGCGGCGGGGACGCTGCGCATGCTGGCCCGGACCCAGATCACCGCCCCGGGACCACGGTGCGGCATGATCCCCGGCCCCCGGCGGGACGCGGGCGCGCACCTCCCGCCCGGCTGCACGGCGACCGAGGCCACCCTGCTCTTCCCGGTCCTGCTCGCCGAGGCGCGCAGATGGGGCCTGACCGATCAGGAGACGGACGAACTGCTGCCTGCGGCCGAGCGCTGCCTGACCTGGTTGCGCACCACGGTCGGCGAAGGACCGTATCTGAACGACCCGCAGCCCGGCGGTCCCGCGCGCTGCGAGACACAGGCCCATGCCCACCGGGCGGCCCTGCTGGGCGCCGACCTGCTCGACGCCTGCGCCAGACCGGGAGGCGACGCTCTGCGGGAGTGGGCACGCAAACTGCGTGCGACCTTTCGCCGGGACTTCTGGATCGACGATCCGGGCGGTGGCCGGCCCGCGGCCGCAAGAACCGCGGAGGGGCGGCCGCTTCCCCACCTGTGCGCGACGGCCGTCCATCTACTCGACACCGGGCTGCTGGGCGGTGGATCTCACGCCCCCGGATTGCTCGACAGGGTGCAGACCGAACAGCTCGCCCGGCTGCTCGGCAGCCCCGCCATGGACTCAGGATGGGGTCTGCGCGGCCTCGGTACGCAGGAGGCCGGCTACAACCCCTTCGGTCACCGCAGCGGTGCCGTCCGGATCCACGAGACAGCCGTCGCCGTCGCCGGGCTGGGCGTCGCGGGCTACGAGAAGGAAGCGACGGCGCTGCTGCGAGGCGTCCTTGCAGCAGCCGAGGCCTTCGGGCACCGCCTTCCGGAAATGTACGCGGGGGAGCAGCGCGTCGAAGGACAGGCTCCGTTGCCTCATCCGGCCGCCTGCCGTCCCGCAGCCACCGCGGCCGGCGCCGGGGTCCTGCTGCTGACCACCCTGGCCGGAGTCCGGCCGGACGCTCCGGCCGGCACCGTCGTGCTGCGCCCCCTGCGTGGCGCGCCCTTGGGAGAGGTCGCCCTGACGGGACTGCGGGTCGGGGGCGCTCCTTTCTCCGTACGGGTCGGTCGGCTCGGCCTCGCGATGGTGGAGGAGGCCGCCGGCGGCCTGCGGCTGGGATCGTGA